GAGAGTATTTTTGTGGGTTCTGTGCTTAATGCCAGTCACAGACACTTGCCTTCTGTGCATGTTTCCATGTCCTGTTTCACCCTCAGTAGAAAGCACTGGCTGTCTTATCCTGTTGCTCATACCCTCATTGTGCTTTCTGTTAGAGGAGAAAGTGTCATTTCTTACACCAGTGAGTTGCTCCTGAAGCATAAATTGAATCTATGCCTTAGTTAATAAGGGTCACTCTTCAGTGTAAACTCCTGGTTTATCTATTACTAGGCAATAGAACTTGTTGCAGACTTATGCTTCTGCTCTTTATCTTAGGTATATCCCTAGgttcttattttcagtagttGGCATGTtcagtcacagcctgaaccactgggAAAGGACACGGTCAGTCCTGGCAGtacaggtgaaggcagttcagctgtgtgagtGAAAGGTGTGGAGCTTGGCTGCACCTCTCTgagatcccatttaagggctgctTTCAGGGGAAgtatctctttctggagatccctcctCGGTTAAACTTTGCCCTGCAGACCTGGAATCTTCAGATATGAGTGAGCagtcttcttcccttcccttatAGCACCTCTCTATTGTAGCAGTCCTTTTGTCATCACACCTTTGTTGTAATGCCTTTTCTGTTGTATTGTTCTGTCCCATTGCTACAAGGTCCATCTCTGGGCAGTTGTGGGCacaaagaaacaatttcttGTAGCCTGGGAGACAGGGTAGCTGGTAATTAGGTAAATCCATGCTTGTAagtccttttctctctccctgttGACCAGACAGCTTTTCCTGGACTTGACTTACCAATGTTACAGTAACAGGGAGCAGCCATAAGCGTCTTGTACCTAGTTGGGTCAAATTCCCAGCTGGTCATCATGTGGTACATGCCAGGCTTTTCCTGAGCTAATGAAGGCTTGCAGACCTACAAACTGAGCTAATGAAAGATGCCCTTGCTCACAGTATGGGACTGGACAAGGTGAtattttgaagatctccaacCCAAACATTTCCTAATTCTATAAGCTGGTAACATGGTGTGGAAAGATTTTCTCCTGGTAGCCAGTTTGTGTTTTTCAAGTCTTATTCTCAAGATGGTGAAGAATAAAAGTCTCAGGAGGTAACATGTTTTGAGCAGGACAGTAACAAATATTCCTTTATCTGCGTTCTCACCAATTCTTGTTCCTTCgttccttctttctgttctttattgaAATtggctgtcagtgctgctttggttttttcttttaattatcttCTTTTATTCTACAGGTTTTATCCTTTCACTGGATGACTCTTCCCAAGAATGCAAACTGCGATATATCCAGAACTTCAAGTGGACAGACACATTACAGGGACATGTGCCATGGTGTGTATGCTTTTGTGATTGCGTGGTATgcagttatttcctttttgtccaTTACATGTGTGCACATATGACAGCACGGATGTATTAAACTTTGAACATGTAACAGAATTTTGAACATAAAGTAGTTTCCAACAACgtgttgctttgcattttttcttaattgccATGCTGTAGTAAGTGTTCTGCAGCATCTGTTGGCTTTATGTAGAGGCATGGTAGTGCTTGTTAATGATGAAAGACCCTACAGTGCTTTAGTTTGTTTACAGACTATATCTGCAGTTGGCTAATGCAGTGCAAAAAAGAGCTTCAGTATGAAAGCGTAGTTTACTGCAATATCAAACTTTTTCATTTGGCACTGCTGTCTTCTAAATTTTTTTATTGAAGTCCGGATGATGATCAAGGACTGACTtgatcttttcttctgaaactcCTAGTATATATATTCCTagtgcaaacaaacaaagcagctgttttAAGTAGGAATGTAGATCTGGAGAGAGCCCCCTGGATTACTCAATCACCTCTTGGTGTCGTAGGCAATCAAGTTGTTTAGCCACGCTTACAAATCTGTCATGCTTTATTAAAAGTTGTGCTTTACTTCCCCAAAGCTTCCATTGCCCTTGAGAGATACTCTGCTGGTCATGGTTTTGTCATGGATGTAAGCATTTGTTCTGGTGCCAGTATTATTCTCCCCACCCTCAcacctttctttttaatgcctAAACTGTATTGAATTTAGGACTGCAGGTCGCAGTCTTTTCAAAGGCCACgttgagggtggtgagacactggcacaggttgcccagaggtgtTTTGAATGTCCCTTCCCTGGaggaattcaaggccaggctggatggggctgtgagcaacctggtctagagggaggtgtccctgcctacagcagaggggttggaatgAGGTGGCCTTAAAGgtcccaaaccattctgtgattctatgattctgtgtttttagCTTTAGAAACTTCCTGTTAGTTGTGCATGCCAGTTGACTGCAGTTATATAAGTACTTGCAATAGCATACTCACTGGAAAGAGATGTAATAGACTCTGACTTATTAACTTAGCAGTTACAACTTTTAAAGTAGACATTCCAGAACTTTCCACAAAatgtgcaattaaaaaaaaaaaaaaagaaaaaaaagaaaaaatgtcagcCACAcccaaaactaaacaaatctcaagttactgtttaaaaataaaagttcccATGTGGTACTGGTAGGCATCTGGACATGGAAAGTTAGAACTATGAACTCTTAGAGGGAATAAGTAAAAGCTGAAGTGTCTTCTAGGCAGTTCAGCAAGTAGAAATGTCTGAATTGGGAATTGTTGGCTTGTTGGAGAGAAATGCCTACCTCTGCTGCAAATTAtcaggagagagagagagtttgtcagaacaaaatggaaagcattacATTGTTTGAGGGggttattctttttatttttctctctttctgtagTGCCCAGCAGGATGCAGTATTTGAACTGGTTTCCATGGGTTTTAATGTAGCATTGTGGTACACAAAATATGCATCAAGACTTGCTGGAAAAGAAGAGtaagtggttttcttttcttagtaaTTGTATTGCAGCAATATTCCAGAAGTCTCAGCAGGTTCAGAATTTAGACTGCTGTAGTGCATGTGCAGTGGAGACAAGAGGAGTTCAAGAAGATAGTTCATCTTCATTCACATGCTTTTAACATCAAAATGCTCTTCTTCTGTTGATGAACAAATAGTGTTAATATCATACACCATGGTGTAGAGAAAGTGTAAATTCTGTGTAAGCCCTTCATCCTTGCTGCTCTAGATACCTACGTATGAAGTTCAGGTTATTAAAATCATAGCTCTGCTGACTCTCAGCCCCACAGgttttaaatgctttgtctTTTAACATTAAGGCTCCCTTCTACTTACAAGtcatatctttctttttctttctttttctttttttttctttttttttctttttttcaagtgagttctatttgtttttgtaatgtttGAATGCTATACAGAGCTTTTTGGTATGAGAGCATCACAGCACTGGAGCAAGTTACTCAGAGAAGCAGGGTGCTTTCCATGCCAGTTTCCAGATTCAGCTAGACAAAGCCATAACTGACCTAATCAACTGTTGGCCATAGTCCAATTCAAAAGCTGGAGGTGGCACTAAATGACACTTAGGTTCTTTCCAACTAAAATGTGAGTGATTTGTTCTATATTTTGTCCTTTCTTAGCATAACAGAAGATGAAGCAAAAGATGTTCACAGAAGCCTGAAGATAGCAGCTGGGATTTTTAAGCATTTGAAGGTAGAATGACTGTGGTTGTTGTCCATTCTTTGTCTCTGAGTACGTTTCGTCTTAGAAaagtctttgcttttctgatgcagTTACAGAGTAAGCAAATACCTAGGGCTGCCTGAATGATTCAGGGAAGAGAAGCATGTTAATATATTCTGCTGTCGTTCAATCCCTTCCTTCCCAATGGAAGAGTAGTCAGTCTGTCTACCCACTAGTACCTACAACAGTGCAGCCAGCTGGTTTGGGGCCTTCACTGAGTGATCTGTTGTTCTAGGAATAAAGGATGTGTTTTGTATTGACAACAATGATATTGAGCCTAAACTGACTTAGAGGCTTGCTTTGTACTTAGGAATGTCATATTCCAAAATTGATTACACCtgtagaaaaaggaagagatttgGAAGCTCGACTTATAGATTCTTACATCATCCAGTGCCAAGCCGAAGCTCAAGAAGGTATCTTCAAATATATTCTTATTGGGGTGGGAAGTGACAGCCTTTGTCTGTGGGTTTCTGTGATGTCATGCAAGGtctgttttgcagcagtgctgtttttttccttctactgaAGCTCTTTGGCTTAATGAGGAGGCTCGCTTTTAATGGAGCATGAGTTACAATTATAGGCGGAAATGCCCCAAATCAGTTTGATACTACAAGTTTAACTAATTTGGTGGAACTTACATGCAAcattgcttccttctttttctcatctttcatGTGGTCTCTTCTGTGCTTGTCTAACATGAATTCCTTgtcctttttcttcaaaatatttgtagCTCACTGGTTAGTCTTTAGACTAATAGTTTTTGAAGCTGATCTGCTCAAGAAACAGGCCATCTTCATCCTGCAGCTTGAACgtaatatttgttttctgctcgTATAGGGGTTTTGAAATGCTGAATGCATCCACTAACATGGAGTGATGTTTTCAATTAGGCTTTATACCATAGTGTGGGATTCTTTTTTCAGTGACAATTGCTCGGGCTATTGAGCTGAAGCACAATCCAGGCCTAATAGCTGCCCTTGCTTATGAGACGGCTAACTTCTACCAAAAAGCTGGTAAGTGTCTTGTTTTGTATCCTTAGTGacctggtgtgtgtgtgtgttattgCCAGCAGACATGCCTCAACCTCTTGTTAATTGCAAAATCAATGCTATTTCTCAGTGGATATGCTTTGCGTATTTGGTTTTCTATTCAGTGCATCAATGGATTCAGGTAGTGCTGTAACAAATGCATTCTGATAAGACCTTTTATTTTGGGGGGAGTGTTTTTCTGTAGCCAGTGGTGGGGATATACTGGTGAGTGGAGAGAAGACAGAATGGTGACAATATGCAGTAACAGCAAACAAATGGTTGATGGAAGTGAGCTGAGCTCAGCTGTCTTTGGGCAGCGAAGTATGATGCTGACAGTCAACCCTGTAGTGGAATAATTGTGTACATCCATTCAGATGAGCAAGCTGACCTGTGGCCTTGCGAGGGTGGCTGGCAAAAGTACAGAAGTGTAAGCTGATATGAGAGGGAGAATACTGTAATGTACCTGTAGGTCACTCCTTAGAATTGAGCTGGGTGCCAACTTTGAAGTGCTGCCTAAAGGTTCTTAGTAAAATTAACCTTCCAAGCTCAGTGGACAGCTCTTTCAGGGATCCTAGGAATAATTGCACGATAGCTCAGTAAACTGCGTGCTTCTATTTTTCTCATAGcttctctgtgcttctgcaggAATTATTTATGTCATTGATTTCCAGCTACTTTGTGGTTAGGATCTGTTGCTAAGTTTATGAGTGTTGATCTTTGAGTGGAATTAGGGggtatttcctttttaatgttttaaactCTAACTTTACCTACATATTTTCAGATCAAACATTATCCAGTTTGGATCCAACCTATGCAGGTAAATGGAGGAAGTACTTAAACTTGAAGTCCTGTTTCTATATGGCTTATGTAAGTACTTCGTTGATCTAACTCGCAGTTTTTAGTGTGTCTGTGGGCTGGATTGAGAGTGGGATTTACGTATTGCCTTGACTTTATTTCCTTGCTGTGAAGACACTCTGCAGTGTTGGTCACGTTTGAAGTGTTTCTGCCGAGCCTGGTGGAATTTCCTCAGTGTGGAGCTTGAATCAGGTTGAGCGTAGTACTCATTTTCCATTATATGTATCAAAATCTGGTTCTAGGCATAATTCAGAGCTGCTCATCTTTTCTGAAAGTCCTGAAGGAAACTGCATCGAATGTTAAATGCCGTTCCAAGTGCTGTCCTCTTTGACGTGACTATCTGCTATTATAGTAGCACTCAGGTCCTCAGCTGCTCAATGTGTCAGTTACTTCCTGTAGCCTATCACAGCCATTGATCTGGATGTAGAGTTGGAGTCAAAAGTTCTGAGAGTCTCTGTAAACTTCCTGGAGTTCCTGCTCACTCTGGGGTGGGGTTTAATACTGCATGTTGATACAGCGAAACAGATCTGAACTAGACTGTATACTGCTACTTGTGATTTGAAAGCCTTCATGAAGCTCCAGGATGCTCATGGCTAGATGTGAGACATCTTGCTTTAGACCCAGCTCATTTTTTTGTGCTGAACTGTGTTGGTTAAAGTAAATGTACTTAGTCATCAGCGAGTGCTGCTTTGTCTTGCGTTCCCAAACTGTCAGCTGTCTGCAGGGGATGGCAGCTTCAAAGACAGCCAACTAATGTAAGGAAGGACAGAAGTGAATTGATTTGGGAAGTGCCTGGTGATGCTGATAACGATTTTGTCCTCTCATTAGGCATACTGTTACCACGGTCAAACTTTATTGGCCAGTGATAAGTGTGGGGAAGCGATTAGATCTCTCCAAGAATCAGAAAAATGTAAGTGTGACTGAGACTGGATCATAGGATCTGATGGCATGCCCTCTTTATTTTGCTATATTGCGGGTGGTTTTGCTTCTTAACTTAAGCTTTTATTCTTTACCTGGTTAAAATCCGGCACACAAAAACAGAGTTACTGTTCATACTGTATTGTGTAGAGACAggtggctttttcttttgtatccCAGCAGCCTGTACTGCTCAACTTTACCACAACGTGTAAAAATGCTCAAATAATCCAAttaaagacttttaaaaatagtaaaaaaaagaaagaagagtaagAGCAAACTGTATTGGATTACTTGTGGTAAAACAGATACTGTGTTTTTTATTGTGCCTGCTGTTTAGAGATGAGTGCTTCTTTTCCAACTCCATATTAagtattgtttatttttgaatggCAGCTCTGCATGGATACCTTCATTTCTATTCTCGTTCTCTACGGTGTTGCACAGTTTTCAAGCTTACCGTTGCATTTTGCCCCAAAATTAAGaatatttccctttctctctactcaaaaaacttctttatttttctgttcttagtCATTTTTTGGATGCAGTAAATCTTGGCTGGAAGTGCTGccttttagtttatttttgtttctgagaagTTAGACGACTGAAGAGAGCCTGATGTCTCTTAAAGCTCAAGCAGTGTAGATCAGAACTGTCACTTAACAGACTTGTTTAATTGActtttattacatttctttcttgcagtttttgCTAAGGCTGAGGCATTGTGCAAAGAATATGGAGAAACCAAAGGGCCTGGGACTACTGCCAAACCTTCTGGGCATCTCTTCTTTAGGAAATTGGGAAGTTTGATTAAGAACACACTTGAAAAATGCCAGAGAGAGAATGGATTCATGTAAGTAATTTGGGATTGGTACAAGACTCTGTATAGCCTGTTAGTATCCTAtctgctgggttttttgttgttggttttttttttgctgttgtttttcaggatgagatggaaaataacatttactAATTCTTACACTGTGATAGAGCGTAAGATATAGTTTACAGAAttgcaggtgtttttttttcctctgactgGACTCGTATGAGTCTGTGCTACCACTCTCTCTGTATAGGTTGGACTGATAGTGGAGAGGTTaagctgtttccttcctttgtgcCACAGCCACTTTGTTCCTTTGTCTTCTACGCTGGAGAAACTCGTGCAGCAGTTGCTGTGTTGCTTTAGTACCCTTTTCCCTTGTGATGGTATCTagtagaagaaaacagatggaaGACGAAACAGTCCTGTCTTCCATGAAGAATATACTTAAGATATTAGGAGCTTTAGAACTCTAAAGACTGTCAGCTCATGCTCCTTCCAAGAAAGAGTTTGGTAGTGGTTTAAAATAGCAAGAAGTTTGACTTTAGAATTCTCTTGAtgacttctttctccttttctctgcttttataaACATGGTGTTCTACAGTGGGATTGTTCTCCTTTTTACAGTATTTGAACACCAGTGTGGTAGGGGAATTGACTAAATGAAAAGGATTGTCAAGTATgccaagcaaacagaaaaggaaactagATAATCAGGAGGCTGCTGGGGGTGATATGCCTGCCACAGAGCTCTGTCACAGCACAGGAACTAAGGTAGTATGTATTAGTAATAGTCAGTTTTCAACTATTGTTAGTTTGCCTAGGGGAGTTTTATACCCTCATTCAGGCTTTATGTTGTATCAAGTCTTTGTGAGTGTTGCTGCTAATATGCAGTCTGGCACATGAAGGTTGGTCTTGCAATAGTGGAGGAAAAAGAGCTGCCCTCTTCATTTTTCCTGGGAAGTGTTTtcagatatatatttttctggACAAAGGTGTTCTTCTCATTGAGGTACTGGGAATGATGGGtgcaaagcaggaaagaatCCACCTGGCTCTTTGGGGTTGAACAATACCAAGTAGGAACTGCTTGTGTTGCAGATCTTGCTGACAGAATGCATGCTGGATGGTGCCTTCGTGAAGCAGAATGAGTGTAGTGCTGTGAAAACCTGGATTGGTTTTCTTTAGAATTGCAAATGAAACTTCCAGAGAGAGTGTGTTGTTTTCAATTTGTTACTGTATTCTACCACAGCTATTTTCAGAAGGTGCCCACGGAGGCTCCCCAGCTGGAACTGAAAGCAAACTATGGCTTAGTGGAGCCTGTTCCTTTTGAATTTCCTGCCTTGAATGCACACTGGACTCCTGAAGCGCTTGCTGCATTTGATCTCTCCAAGAGACCAAAGGATGACACTGTAAGAAAatcttatatatttttctttcctgttaacGTTATTCTATCTATAATGAATTAGTATTTTAGTCTTGTATAATGTTTCCCTTGTCAGTAGAAAGAGACTTAGATGTGCAGCTACCTCCTGAGCTCACGTTTCCCCTGTGCAAGGAGACAAGTTGGTTAATCCCTCTGCTGTACT
This region of Excalfactoria chinensis isolate bCotChi1 chromosome 3, bCotChi1.hap2, whole genome shotgun sequence genomic DNA includes:
- the BROX gene encoding BRO1 domain-containing protein BROX is translated as MTHWFHRNPLKATAPVQFNYYGVATTPASSKICNDLRLSRTRLLELFTDLSCNPEMMKNAADLYFSLLQGFILSLDDSSQECKLRYIQNFKWTDTLQGHVPCAQQDAVFELVSMGFNVALWYTKYASRLAGKEDITEDEAKDVHRSLKIAAGIFKHLKECHIPKLITPVEKGRDLEARLIDSYIIQCQAEAQEVTIARAIELKHNPGLIAALAYETANFYQKADQTLSSLDPTYAGKWRKYLNLKSCFYMAYAYCYHGQTLLASDKCGEAIRSLQESEKFFAKAEALCKEYGETKGPGTTAKPSGHLFFRKLGSLIKNTLEKCQRENGFIYFQKVPTEAPQLELKANYGLVEPVPFEFPALNAHWTPEALAAFDLSKRPKDDTAKPKPDEEVKPLKEPDIKPQKDSGCQIS